From Streptomyces sp. CMB-StM0423, a single genomic window includes:
- a CDS encoding ATP-binding cassette domain-containing protein produces the protein MIQAIGLTSRPRGGRPPAVRDLTFEAEAGRVTALLGEPGAGKTAALRLMLQLDSGRGIALYDGRPLSRLPAPAREVGAVLGDVAGHPARTVLSHLRMLAAAVGVPAARADALLTHVGLDALADDRLDALSLSMDRRLGLATALLGQPHSLLLDDPVRDLPRREAAFYYALLRELAAAGVCVVLATAQPRVAARFADRVLTLRAGRLVADEEADDFARLRLRPCVLIRTPQSERFASYLTRQASTPERRIEVVRRDGGVLAVYGTDSAAVGELAYRNGILLHQLTDSSHESVLTAIPEAAVPAATVPAATRTATATATLEPGTDTGAEPPAAGDTPPAGTFIPAPVAGPDDAPLAGPLRRRWLPGPAHPLRYELRRAGSGSRLPRIAAAGTLAASVAGAALLAHSAGGSAVSDAPAVRMLTGWAPVFPLPPAAIGAGLLGAYAFGQEFSFPSLTPAVGAVPRRLGLLFAKLAVSTAVALLLFVAVLLADATALLVLFGDIVDMPADGGLQLLSWAGVTVGCAWTGVLAAGLFTSASLGLAAVLTVPVAVAPGIHALADTGAVRRLGELPVQLMRVLHIPRPGSGLHLGGVFGVPAQPFGHALVLSLGALLGAYVLTAGRARSLGRALERSGCPSFVRKVFNSPGE, from the coding sequence GCCCGGTGCCGGCAAGACCGCCGCGCTGCGCCTCATGCTCCAGTTGGACAGCGGCCGCGGCATCGCGCTGTACGACGGCCGCCCGCTGAGCCGGCTCCCCGCCCCCGCCCGCGAGGTCGGCGCCGTGCTCGGCGACGTCGCGGGCCACCCCGCGCGCACCGTGCTCAGCCACCTGCGCATGCTCGCCGCCGCCGTGGGCGTCCCCGCGGCCCGCGCCGACGCCCTGCTCACCCACGTCGGCCTCGACGCGCTCGCCGACGACCGGCTCGACGCCCTCTCCCTCAGCATGGACCGCCGCCTCGGCCTCGCCACCGCGCTCCTCGGCCAGCCGCACTCCCTGCTGCTCGACGACCCCGTACGCGATCTCCCGCGCCGCGAGGCGGCGTTCTACTACGCGCTGCTGCGGGAGCTGGCCGCCGCCGGAGTCTGCGTCGTGCTCGCCACCGCCCAGCCGCGCGTCGCCGCCCGCTTCGCCGACCGGGTGCTGACCCTGCGGGCCGGCCGGCTCGTCGCCGACGAGGAGGCCGACGACTTCGCCCGGCTGCGGCTGCGCCCCTGCGTCCTCATCAGGACGCCGCAGTCCGAGCGGTTCGCCAGTTATCTGACGCGGCAGGCGAGCACGCCGGAACGGCGCATCGAGGTGGTACGCCGCGACGGCGGCGTCCTGGCCGTCTACGGGACGGACAGCGCGGCCGTCGGCGAACTCGCGTACCGCAACGGCATCCTGCTCCATCAACTCACCGACTCCTCCCACGAGTCCGTCCTCACCGCCATCCCCGAAGCAGCCGTCCCCGCAGCCACCGTGCCCGCGGCCACCCGCACCGCCACCGCCACGGCCACCCTAGAACCCGGCACTGACACCGGCGCCGAGCCGCCGGCCGCCGGCGACACCCCGCCCGCCGGCACCTTCATCCCCGCCCCCGTGGCCGGCCCCGACGACGCCCCCCTCGCGGGACCGCTGCGCCGCCGCTGGCTCCCCGGCCCCGCCCACCCCCTGCGCTACGAGCTGCGCCGTGCCGGCTCCGGCTCCCGGCTGCCCCGCATCGCCGCCGCCGGCACCCTCGCCGCCTCCGTCGCCGGAGCCGCCCTCCTCGCGCACTCCGCGGGCGGCTCCGCCGTCTCCGACGCCCCCGCCGTGCGCATGCTCACCGGCTGGGCGCCGGTCTTCCCGCTGCCGCCCGCCGCGATCGGCGCCGGGCTGCTCGGCGCGTACGCCTTCGGCCAGGAGTTCAGCTTCCCCTCGCTCACCCCGGCCGTCGGTGCCGTGCCGCGCCGCCTCGGCCTGCTCTTCGCCAAGCTCGCCGTGAGCACGGCCGTGGCGCTGCTGCTCTTCGTCGCGGTCCTGCTCGCGGACGCGACGGCGCTCCTCGTGCTCTTCGGCGACATCGTGGACATGCCTGCCGACGGCGGTCTGCAACTGCTGAGCTGGGCGGGCGTGACGGTGGGCTGCGCCTGGACCGGGGTGCTGGCCGCCGGGCTGTTCACGTCGGCGTCGCTGGGGCTTGCCGCCGTGCTCACCGTGCCCGTCGCCGTCGCCCCCGGCATCCACGCGCTCGCCGACACCGGCGCCGTACGCCGCCTCGGGGAACTTCCGGTGCAGCTCATGCGCGTGCTGCACATCCCCAGGCCCGGCAGCGGACTGCACCTCGGCGGCGTGTTCGGCGTGCCCGCCCAACCTTTCGGGCACGCGCTGGTGTTGTCGCTCGGGGCCCTCCTCGGCGCGTACGTCCTGACCGCGGGCCGCGCCCGGTCCCTGGGGCGCGCGCTGGAGCGGAGCGGGTGTCCGAGTTTCGTACGGAAGGTTTTCAACTCGCCTGGTGAATAG
- a CDS encoding FadR/GntR family transcriptional regulator → MLFTKALKAAGASADKGLVSTLAQTMMTARSSESGFAGHGDLDRYPYPDGPAAAAPAAPVPPAAAPGPAAPPAAPAPPAPPAWDAGEPEIGRVGRRAATSRGRGLHGQLVQQLGQMIVSGDLGADRPLVPEEIGQRFEVSRTVVRESLRVLEAKGLVSARPNVGTRVRPVSDWNLLDPDIIEWRAFGPQREDQRRELCELRWTIEPLAARLAAGHGRGAVQQRLTDMAEIMSHALVQGDTVTFARADAEFHALVLQVAGNRMLEHLAGVVAAALQVSGGPAGGCDRPSEQAVTHHVHIVEALGSGDGAAAESAMRQLLGVHTEVGAGDRVVPAPREH, encoded by the coding sequence GTGCTTTTCACCAAAGCCCTCAAGGCGGCCGGGGCGTCCGCCGACAAAGGTTTGGTGAGTACCCTTGCGCAGACCATGATGACGGCCCGTTCCTCCGAGTCCGGCTTCGCCGGCCACGGGGATCTGGACCGCTACCCGTACCCCGACGGCCCCGCGGCCGCCGCCCCCGCCGCTCCCGTCCCCCCGGCCGCCGCCCCCGGCCCCGCCGCGCCGCCCGCCGCCCCCGCGCCGCCCGCCCCGCCCGCCTGGGACGCCGGGGAGCCGGAGATCGGCCGCGTCGGCCGCCGCGCGGCGACCAGCCGGGGCCGCGGCCTCCACGGCCAACTCGTCCAGCAGCTCGGCCAGATGATCGTCTCCGGCGATCTGGGCGCCGACCGCCCGCTCGTGCCCGAGGAGATCGGGCAGCGCTTCGAGGTCTCGCGCACCGTGGTGCGCGAGTCCCTGCGCGTGCTGGAGGCCAAGGGCCTCGTCAGCGCGCGCCCCAACGTCGGCACCCGGGTCCGCCCGGTCAGCGACTGGAACCTGCTCGACCCGGACATCATCGAGTGGCGGGCCTTCGGCCCGCAGCGCGAGGACCAGCGCCGGGAGCTGTGCGAGCTGCGCTGGACGATCGAGCCGCTGGCCGCCAGGCTCGCGGCGGGCCACGGCCGCGGCGCCGTCCAGCAGCGGCTGACGGACATGGCCGAGATCATGAGCCACGCGCTGGTGCAGGGCGACACGGTCACGTTCGCCCGCGCCGACGCCGAGTTCCACGCGCTGGTCCTCCAGGTCGCGGGGAACCGGATGCTGGAGCACCTGGCCGGCGTGGTCGCCGCGGCACTGCAGGTCTCCGGCGGCCCCGCCGGCGGCTGCGACCGCCCGAGCGAGCAGGCCGTCACCCACCACGTGCACATCGTGGAGGCGCTGGGCAGCGGCGACGGCGCCGCGGCCGAGTCGGCGATGCGGCAGTTGCTGGGCGTGCACACCGAGGTCGGCGCGGGCGACCGCGTCGTGCCGGCGCCGCGCGAGCACTGA
- a CDS encoding RNA polymerase sigma factor, with protein sequence MSASTSRTLPPEIAEAESVMALIERGKAEGQIAGDDVRRAFEVDQIPPTQWKSVLRSLNQILEEEGVTLMVSAAEAPKRTRKSVPAKTPAKRTATKAVAKQAVPAKTATKKPTATATAHAVQEAPMDDPVPAGLGDPADEPEKKAAAKKTTARKAAAKKTAAKKAPAKKAAGKKGAAKDGESGAAGPEDGSLEKEEPPAEAEAEGFVLSDEDEDDAPAQQVAAAGATADPVKDYLKQIGKVPLLNAEQEVELAKRIEAGLFAEDKLAAADKLAPKLRRELEIIAEDGRRAKNHLLEANLRLVVSLAKRYTGRGMLFLDLIQEGNLGLIRAVEKFDYTKGYKFSTYATWWIRQAITRAMADQARTIRIPVHMVEVINKLARVQRQMLQDLGREPTPEELAKELDMTPEKVIEVQKYGREPISLHTPLGEDGDSEFGDLIEDSEAVVPADAVSFTLLQEQLHSVLDTLSEREAGVVSMRFGLTDGQPKTLDEIGKVYGVTRERIRQIESKTMSKLRHPSRSQVLRDYLD encoded by the coding sequence GTGTCGGCCAGCACATCCCGTACGCTCCCGCCGGAGATCGCCGAAGCTGAGTCCGTGATGGCACTCATCGAGCGGGGGAAGGCCGAAGGGCAGATCGCCGGTGATGACGTGCGTCGTGCCTTCGAGGTTGACCAGATTCCGCCCACCCAGTGGAAGAGCGTCCTGCGCAGCCTCAATCAGATCCTCGAAGAGGAGGGTGTGACACTGATGGTCAGTGCCGCAGAGGCGCCCAAGCGCACCCGCAAGAGCGTGCCGGCGAAGACCCCGGCGAAACGGACCGCCACGAAGGCGGTCGCCAAGCAAGCCGTCCCCGCCAAGACCGCGACGAAGAAGCCGACGGCCACGGCCACGGCGCACGCGGTCCAGGAGGCCCCCATGGACGATCCGGTGCCCGCGGGCCTGGGCGACCCGGCGGACGAGCCGGAGAAGAAGGCCGCCGCCAAGAAGACCACCGCCAGGAAGGCGGCCGCCAAGAAGACCGCGGCGAAGAAGGCCCCGGCCAAGAAGGCGGCCGGCAAGAAGGGCGCGGCCAAGGACGGCGAGTCCGGCGCCGCCGGCCCGGAGGACGGCTCCCTGGAGAAGGAGGAGCCGCCCGCCGAGGCCGAGGCGGAGGGCTTCGTGCTCTCCGACGAGGACGAGGACGACGCCCCCGCGCAGCAGGTCGCCGCGGCCGGCGCCACCGCCGACCCGGTCAAGGACTACCTGAAGCAGATCGGCAAGGTCCCCCTGCTCAACGCCGAGCAGGAGGTGGAGCTCGCCAAGCGGATCGAGGCCGGCCTCTTCGCCGAGGACAAGCTCGCCGCCGCCGACAAGCTGGCGCCGAAGCTCCGCCGCGAGCTGGAGATCATCGCCGAGGACGGCCGCCGCGCGAAGAACCACCTGCTGGAGGCCAACCTCCGCCTCGTGGTCTCCCTCGCCAAGCGCTACACGGGCCGCGGCATGCTCTTCCTGGACCTCATCCAGGAGGGCAACCTCGGTCTGATCCGCGCCGTCGAGAAGTTCGACTACACCAAGGGCTACAAGTTCTCCACGTACGCCACCTGGTGGATCCGGCAGGCGATCACCCGCGCGATGGCCGACCAGGCCCGTACCATCCGCATCCCCGTGCACATGGTCGAGGTCATCAACAAGCTGGCCCGCGTGCAGCGCCAGATGCTCCAGGACCTGGGCCGCGAGCCCACCCCGGAGGAGCTGGCCAAGGAGCTGGACATGACCCCGGAGAAGGTCATCGAGGTCCAGAAGTACGGCCGCGAGCCCATCTCCCTGCACACCCCGCTGGGCGAGGACGGCGACAGCGAGTTCGGCGACCTCATCGAGGACTCCGAGGCGGTCGTGCCGGCCGACGCGGTCAGCTTCACCCTGCTGCAGGAGCAACTGCACTCCGTCCTCGACACGCTCTCCGAGCGCGAGGCGGGCGTGGTCTCCATGCGCTTCGGGCTCACCGACGGGCAGCCCAAGACCCTGGACGAGATCGGCAAGGTGTACGGCGTCACGCGCGAGCGCATCCGCCAGATCGAGTCCAAGACCATGTCGAAGCTGCGGCACCCGTCGCGCTCCCAGGTGCTGCGCGACTACCTCGACTGA